The Triticum aestivum cultivar Chinese Spring chromosome 3A, IWGSC CS RefSeq v2.1, whole genome shotgun sequence genome includes a region encoding these proteins:
- the LOC123058657 gene encoding uncharacterized protein: protein MVQHSDRGIHRPGPASVAIRSDIHALDYHVAVEYHAWLTTWWATLMGLHAGCTDTRCARHRYMLELSAEPQETKNPSSTSLLCPPRPPPPSLPNQPPRLTDGPVPRRARDAAPQPRARRVAPPRRGRGWRHARIERRASGAHLPRRRGPLHHFQDLDRAARRAPRAAAEPHARGLPPPPRGRHSERPVACGHLPGQPHVRQRFRRPLPRRRAHRGARLRRATAGGNGGQQQLPRTDEYRLRRRRAGDDGNFSFRCGMYEWVLEGPHIREPSTSSDIPADAELGAAADIFVAVPRGLDGVPPLLVRTKFLFRWRHWVQSMRFWCATTLGVGGDPRQFLPAAWSWEHIARPAVEQEYNGRGEPEGSCALCSVAMCIHAQYRLHFERRHGAGSFPYQVSDIGYVKKACERAGIWKRWRGGTSPHDVLGVMDRRGIGLRTETAGGRRGPLIRHRSSDQFSSLDHEVQDLAMLMRLGGTMIGALYIDASFYAATSPESVYTGDPTRLAVPNHATLCVGYEVTAQGKLDIQVLDNGRNGDLLWARYEAFDRFTVIGVELENDGSIEGGGRIRGILRRIISTVRRLVRSFFFWL from the exons ATGGTCCAACATAGTGACAGAGGAATCCATAGGCCCGGTCCCGCATCTGTTGCAATACGGTCTGATATACATGCCCTAGACTATCATGTGGCAGTGGAATACCATGCATGGCTGACAACTTGGTGGGCCACGCTGATGGGATTGCATGCTGGATGCACAGATACACGTTGCGCGCGGCACAGATACATGCTGGAGCTCTCGGCTGAACCCCAAGAAACCAAGAACCCTTCCTCAACCTCCCTCCTCTGTCCACCGCGTCCACCGCCTCCGTCTCTCCCGAACCAGCCACCGCGGCTGACCGATGGTCCAGTTCCACGACGGGCAAGAGATGCCGCTCCGCAGCCACGCGCACGCCGCGTCGCCCCACCCCGGCGAGGGCGGGGATGGCGCCACGCCCGGATCGAGCGGCGTGCCTCCGGTGCGCATCTACCACGGCGACGGGGCCCTCTGCATCACTTCCAGGACCTCGACCGCGCCGCCCGCAGAGCACCACGTGCGGCTGCGGAACCGCACGCACGCGGCCTTCCCCCACCCCCGCGAGGGCGCCACTCCGAACGGCCCGTTGCCTGCGGACATCTACCAGGGCAACCCCATGTGCGCCAGCGCTTCCGACGGCCGCTACCTCGCCGCCGCGCCCACAGAGGGGCACGGCTACGACGAGCCACCGCAGGCGGCAACGGTGGACAACAGCAGCTCCCG AGAACCGATGAGTACAGGCTCCGGCGCCGGCGGGCAGGCGACGACGGCAACTTTAGCTTCCGATGTGGGATGTACGAGTGGGTACTGGAGGGCCCACACATCCGGGAGCCAAGCACTAGCAGCGACATTCCAG CCGACGCAGAGCTTGGAGCAGCTGCAGACATCTTCGTGGCCGTGCCTAGGGGGTTGGATGGCGTCCCGCCGTTGCTGGTTCGCACAAAGTTTCTCTTCCGTTGGAGGCACTGGGTTCAGTCCATGCGTTTCTGGTGTGCGACGACGCTGGGCGTTGGTGGCGACCCACGTCAGTTTCTCCCGGCGGCGTGGTCGTGGGAGCACATTGCTCGTCCGGCGGTGGAGCAGGAGTACAACGGGCGCGGGGAGCCCGAGGGGTCATGCGCCCTGTGCTCCGTTGCGATGTGCATTCACGCACAGTATCGGCTACACTTCGAGCGCCGGCACGGCGCGGGCTCCTTCCCTTACCAGGTCAGCGACATTGGATATGTGAAGAAGGCATGCGAGAGGGCGGGGATTTGGAAGCGGTGGAGGGGAGGCACTTCGCCTCACGACGTGCTCGGCGTCATGGATAGGCGAGGCATCGGCTTGCGCACAGAAACGGCCGGTGGACGGCGGGGGCCTCTTATTCGACACAGGAGCAGCGATCAGTTCAGCTCGCTGGATCACGAAGTCCAAGATTTGGCCATGCTCATGCGGCTCGGCGGCACCATGATCGGCGCGCTATACATCGACGCAAGCTTttacgccgccaccagcccggagTCGGTCTACACAGGTGACCCGACGAGACTGGCAGTACCCAACCACGCCACCTTGTGTGTTGGATACGAGGTGACGGCGCAAGGGAAGCTCGACATTCAGGTCCTGGATAACGGGAGGAACGGGGATCTCCTGTGGGCGCGCTACGAAGCTTTCGACAGATTTACCGTCATCGGCGTCGAGCTTGAGAACGATGGCAGCATCGAGGGTGGTGGCAGGATACGAGGTATACTGAGACGTATCATCAGCACAGTCCGCCGTCTCGTCAGAAGCTTCTTCTTCTGGCTCTGA